The Saxibacter everestensis genome has a window encoding:
- a CDS encoding PrsW family intramembrane metalloprotease codes for MTSNTPRPPAEQPAVAPPSYGPMPPDRLPQEFGQPPGFPQQPAPQARPAPQQFQPQQLPAQPHGVPPQQYQPQPHFRQAPQHAQPQFQQEPRQVQYSQPRLYAVPVHTQQQFRVHAPMAPQAQAVWTQPVRRTETAKVLAWIGAGLLGLGAVVISALLALALGPASFIGTMIVALVPLSLIICSVLLIDMWHPQPKLALIIAVLWGGVASVVITMVIGVARMVAVAVASGGQYAASDVYSAVIEAPMLEEFAKGLGLLILLLAGRKYFNGPLDGLVYGMLVGAGFAFTENILYFSDSLAQGGVGGLFINAILRGGFGLFGHAMYTSMTGIFLGIAARKTGPLGAIGFFFLGLIPAMLLHALWNGIATFAQDEMAMLLLYCLILFPIFVAWVSVIIVLMRSESKLTRVRLGEYANVGWLTHQEVDMLGTWAGRSQGKKWADRYPGGKQVMKKFIHTAAELAFVRQRLLGGRAKQTVQIEERRLLDQLSADRQQLFARVNAGYLVRV; via the coding sequence ATGACCAGCAATACGCCTCGCCCTCCCGCCGAGCAACCGGCGGTTGCGCCGCCGTCATATGGCCCCATGCCCCCGGATCGCCTGCCACAAGAATTTGGCCAGCCACCGGGTTTCCCGCAGCAGCCCGCGCCGCAGGCCCGGCCCGCCCCGCAGCAGTTTCAGCCACAGCAGCTCCCGGCCCAGCCACACGGGGTTCCACCCCAGCAGTACCAGCCCCAGCCGCACTTCCGTCAGGCACCCCAGCACGCGCAGCCACAGTTTCAGCAGGAGCCCAGGCAGGTGCAGTATTCACAGCCCCGGCTTTATGCCGTTCCGGTGCACACGCAGCAGCAGTTTCGGGTGCACGCGCCGATGGCTCCGCAGGCACAGGCTGTGTGGACACAGCCTGTCCGCAGAACGGAAACCGCAAAGGTGCTGGCCTGGATCGGGGCCGGACTGCTCGGCCTCGGTGCGGTCGTCATCTCGGCGTTGCTGGCTTTGGCGCTCGGACCCGCCTCGTTCATCGGCACGATGATCGTCGCCCTCGTTCCACTGTCGTTGATCATCTGCTCCGTGCTGCTGATCGACATGTGGCATCCGCAGCCCAAACTCGCCTTGATTATCGCGGTGCTGTGGGGTGGCGTTGCCTCGGTCGTCATCACCATGGTCATCGGAGTGGCGCGAATGGTTGCCGTCGCCGTCGCGAGCGGTGGCCAGTATGCCGCGAGCGATGTGTACAGTGCGGTGATCGAGGCGCCGATGCTGGAGGAATTCGCGAAGGGCCTCGGGCTGCTGATCCTCCTACTAGCCGGGCGGAAGTACTTCAACGGCCCCCTCGACGGGCTGGTGTACGGCATGCTGGTCGGCGCTGGCTTCGCCTTCACCGAGAACATCTTGTACTTCTCGGATTCGCTCGCTCAGGGTGGCGTCGGTGGACTCTTCATCAATGCGATCCTGCGCGGTGGTTTCGGCTTGTTCGGTCATGCCATGTACACGTCGATGACCGGCATTTTCCTCGGAATAGCAGCCAGAAAGACCGGTCCCTTGGGTGCAATCGGCTTCTTCTTCCTAGGGCTCATTCCGGCAATGCTGCTGCATGCCCTGTGGAACGGAATCGCGACGTTTGCCCAGGACGAGATGGCGATGTTGTTGCTCTACTGCCTGATTTTGTTCCCGATCTTCGTTGCCTGGGTTTCGGTCATCATCGTGCTGATGCGCAGCGAGTCGAAGCTCACCAGGGTCCGCCTCGGCGAGTACGCCAATGTCGGCTGGCTGACCCACCAGGAGGTCGATATGCTCGGCACCTGGGCCGGTCGCAGCCAGGGCAAGAAATGGGCTGATCGCTATCCCGGCGGCAAGCAGGTTATGAAAAAGTTCATCCATACCGCTGCGGAACTGGCTTTCGTCCGCCAGCGTCTGCTTGGCGGCAGGGCCAAACAGACGGTGCAGATCGAGGAGCGCAGGCTTCTCGACCAGCTTTCGGCGGATCGCCAGCAGCTATTTGCCCGAGTGAACGCCGGTTACCTGGTACGGGTCTGA
- a CDS encoding alpha/beta fold hydrolase — protein sequence METSRRLPDLTMNYRDSGGDGPLVVLLHGWPQTSYCWRLVEPLLAEHFRVVAPDLRGYGLSDKPVTGYDKARMAQDIRELVTVLGYDTVRLVGHDRGARVAHRFALDYPEALTHLSLLDICPTLHTFRSGTPETARGYWHWLFHMKPDLPELLVGANVDAYLRYFFEHWAVQRAAVEEAIPHYVAAFSRPGALRAGFDDYRATIPDLELDSADFEAGRQIMIPTQLLWGEGGLVGGTDVLAAWRPFAPRASGQELAGCGHFLPEEQPLVLAELLLAYLLTETARS from the coding sequence ATGGAGACTTCGAGACGGCTACCCGACCTGACCATGAACTACCGCGACAGCGGCGGCGACGGCCCTCTTGTGGTGTTGTTGCACGGCTGGCCGCAGACCTCGTACTGCTGGCGGCTGGTAGAGCCACTTCTCGCCGAGCACTTTCGCGTGGTAGCTCCCGACCTGCGCGGGTATGGACTCAGCGACAAGCCGGTCACCGGATACGATAAGGCGCGGATGGCCCAGGACATCCGCGAACTGGTCACCGTGCTTGGTTATGACACGGTCCGGCTGGTCGGCCACGACCGCGGCGCCCGGGTCGCGCACCGTTTCGCCCTTGATTACCCGGAGGCGTTAACTCACCTGTCCTTGCTGGACATCTGCCCCACGCTGCATACGTTCCGCAGCGGCACTCCCGAGACGGCACGCGGGTACTGGCACTGGCTATTCCACATGAAGCCCGATCTGCCGGAACTGCTCGTGGGAGCGAATGTTGACGCGTACCTGCGGTACTTCTTCGAGCATTGGGCCGTCCAGCGGGCGGCGGTAGAGGAAGCGATTCCGCATTACGTGGCCGCGTTCTCCCGCCCCGGGGCGTTGCGAGCCGGCTTCGACGACTACCGTGCGACGATTCCCGACCTCGAGCTTGACAGTGCTGACTTCGAGGCGGGCCGACAGATCATGATCCCCACTCAGCTCTTGTGGGGAGAGGGAGGACTCGTCGGCGGGACGGATGTCCTCGCCGCCTGGCGGCCGTTTGCGCCCCGAGCCTCCGGACAGGAGCTTGCTGGTTGCGGCCACTTCCTTCCCGAGGAGCAACCCTTGGTGCTTGCCGAGCTGTTGCTCGCCTACCTGCTCACCGAAACGGCGCGCTCCTGA
- a CDS encoding CGNR zinc finger domain-containing protein, which produces MDHWLFIGGATCLDFVNTLRDRWAEEPTETLREPADLAAWSAAAGVAETLLPIDDGDLARAVTVRAVLFRLLTQSDDIGAADIALLNKLAAAAPRPVLGRIQAAELPTVRPPRATTANDILGLVIADALELLAEHGTAPVKECEHPRCGLRYLDASRGGRRRWCSMQRCGNRAKVRRYDRNHASD; this is translated from the coding sequence ATGGATCACTGGCTTTTCATCGGCGGGGCGACGTGCCTCGACTTCGTCAACACTCTTCGAGACCGTTGGGCGGAGGAGCCTACGGAGACGCTTCGGGAACCAGCTGATTTGGCTGCCTGGTCCGCCGCTGCGGGTGTGGCCGAGACCCTCCTCCCGATCGACGATGGCGATCTCGCTAGGGCAGTTACAGTTCGCGCGGTCCTCTTCCGGCTCCTGACTCAGAGCGACGACATCGGGGCCGCAGACATCGCACTACTCAACAAACTCGCCGCCGCGGCGCCTCGCCCCGTCCTCGGCCGCATCCAGGCAGCAGAGCTCCCCACTGTCCGACCTCCACGCGCCACCACGGCAAACGACATCCTCGGCCTCGTAATTGCGGACGCGCTCGAGCTGCTCGCCGAGCATGGGACTGCGCCCGTGAAGGAATGCGAACATCCACGATGCGGTCTGCGGTACCTCGACGCCTCAAGGGGCGGACGACGGCGTTGGTGCTCAATGCAACGCTGCGGCAACCGTGCCAAGGTGCGGCGCTACGACCGAAACCATGCCTCGGACTGA
- a CDS encoding enoyl-CoA hydratase/isomerase family protein, whose product MTEIRHTIDGFVAELVLDGPAQRNAVDESALRSLAAAVDEIAAAVGANAVRAVILRGEGKVFCAGRDISAVDPRTDDALGFLNGEVAPAIRAIRSLAVPTFASVQGAALGVGFGLAAACDVIYAGESAKFGSPFGAIGAVPDSGAHAFFVDRLGYHRAMDLIYTGELISGTQAAEYGLVSRAIPDAELLDAVRSTAVKVATGPTRAFAASKALAQLYFDQRQPLHDVMTAEAEAQEAARQTKDYLEGFAAFQQKRAPQFEGR is encoded by the coding sequence ATGACCGAGATCCGACACACTATTGACGGGTTCGTGGCCGAGCTTGTGCTCGACGGACCGGCGCAGCGTAATGCCGTGGACGAATCGGCCCTGCGCTCGCTCGCAGCGGCGGTGGACGAGATTGCCGCGGCAGTAGGAGCGAACGCGGTGCGCGCCGTCATCCTGCGTGGCGAGGGCAAGGTTTTCTGCGCCGGCCGGGACATCTCTGCGGTCGATCCGCGGACCGACGACGCCCTCGGGTTTCTGAACGGCGAGGTGGCGCCGGCGATCCGCGCCATCCGATCGCTGGCCGTGCCGACTTTCGCGTCGGTGCAGGGTGCCGCACTGGGCGTCGGGTTCGGCCTGGCCGCCGCCTGCGATGTGATTTACGCCGGTGAGTCCGCGAAGTTCGGCAGTCCTTTTGGCGCGATCGGCGCTGTGCCCGATTCAGGTGCCCACGCGTTCTTCGTCGACCGGCTCGGGTACCACCGCGCAATGGATTTGATCTACACCGGCGAGCTGATCTCGGGCACGCAGGCCGCGGAGTACGGACTCGTTTCGCGCGCGATTCCGGATGCCGAGCTGCTGGATGCGGTCAGGTCGACAGCGGTAAAGGTCGCTACCGGGCCAACTCGCGCCTTCGCGGCATCGAAAGCTCTTGCGCAGCTGTACTTCGATCAACGGCAGCCGCTCCACGATGTGATGACCGCCGAGGCCGAAGCCCAGGAAGCTGCCCGGCAGACCAAGGACTACCTGGAGGGCTTCGCGGCGTTCCAGCAGAAACGGGCGCCGCAGTTCGAGGGTCGCTAG
- the paaE gene encoding 1,2-phenylacetyl-CoA epoxidase subunit PaaE — translation MNGISFSEPSTVPPARRRHRFFPLVVSGIRELTAEAVEVSFTIPPELAEQFEYIPGQHVALKATVDGQDIRRSYSLCAVPNGRELKIGVKETYGGLFSTFVRSTLKPGDTLEVMNPQGSFTSSATPDSSGRVVALVAGSGITPVMALAESVLQTSAHSRFTLVYANRTAAEVMFLEEIADLKDRFPARFDVHHVLSREGRDAELYSGRIDAPKLEKLLHYIVRPESVDEWFLCGPLELVELSRKTLDAAGVDRARVHFELFSTGDSPARSTPRPVSEKAASGPQRHVTFRLDGRSATVDTPAEDPETILTAALRKRADVPFACAGGVCGTCKAVLVKGTVDMADNFALEPDELKAGYVLTCQSTPTSDDVEVDYDR, via the coding sequence ATGAACGGCATCTCCTTCTCGGAACCTTCGACGGTGCCGCCCGCTCGACGGCGGCATCGCTTCTTTCCGCTGGTTGTCTCCGGCATCCGGGAGCTCACCGCGGAAGCAGTTGAAGTCAGCTTCACGATCCCGCCGGAGCTGGCCGAGCAGTTCGAGTACATTCCGGGCCAGCACGTCGCGTTAAAGGCGACCGTCGATGGTCAGGACATCCGGCGGAGCTATTCCCTGTGCGCTGTGCCGAACGGTCGCGAACTGAAGATCGGCGTCAAGGAAACCTACGGCGGGCTGTTCTCGACCTTCGTGCGATCCACCTTGAAACCGGGGGACACACTTGAGGTGATGAACCCACAGGGTTCGTTCACATCGTCGGCGACTCCGGACAGCTCGGGACGGGTCGTGGCACTCGTCGCGGGAAGCGGCATCACCCCCGTGATGGCGCTCGCTGAATCGGTGCTGCAGACGTCGGCGCACTCACGGTTCACCCTGGTCTATGCCAACCGAACAGCGGCCGAGGTGATGTTCCTGGAAGAGATCGCGGACCTGAAAGACCGGTTCCCTGCCAGGTTCGACGTGCACCATGTGCTCTCCCGCGAGGGCAGGGACGCCGAGCTGTACTCCGGCCGGATCGATGCGCCGAAGCTGGAGAAACTGCTCCACTACATCGTCCGCCCGGAATCCGTCGACGAGTGGTTCCTATGCGGCCCGCTTGAGCTGGTTGAACTCTCGCGAAAGACTTTGGACGCCGCCGGTGTGGACCGTGCCCGGGTGCACTTCGAGCTGTTCAGCACCGGGGACTCTCCGGCCCGTTCTACGCCGCGGCCGGTCAGCGAGAAGGCCGCTTCCGGCCCGCAGCGGCATGTCACGTTCCGGCTGGATGGCCGGAGCGCGACCGTTGACACCCCGGCGGAAGATCCGGAAACGATCCTGACCGCAGCCTTGCGCAAGCGTGCAGACGTGCCATTTGCCTGCGCCGGCGGTGTGTGCGGAACCTGCAAGGCCGTCCTGGTGAAGGGAACCGTGGACATGGCAGACAACTTCGCGCTTGAACCCGACGAGTTGAAGGCCGGTTACGTGCTGACCTGTCAGTCCACTCCGACCTCCGACGATGTCGAGGTCGACTACGACCGGTAG
- the paaD gene encoding 1,2-phenylacetyl-CoA epoxidase subunit PaaD, protein MTVTLSAQDLRELIAAVPDPEVPVLSIEDLGILRDIDVDAESGRIVVTITPTYSGCPAVDAIRADIMRVLADHGVDDAEVRTVLSPAWSTDWMSVEGKRKLEEYGIAPPSGKSTMNEGPIPLTLSVKCPLCGSLNTEELTRFGSTACKALYRCRACREPFDYFKVH, encoded by the coding sequence ATGACCGTGACGCTGAGCGCCCAGGATTTGCGCGAACTGATTGCAGCGGTGCCGGATCCCGAGGTGCCTGTCCTGAGCATCGAGGACCTCGGCATCCTGCGCGATATCGATGTGGACGCCGAGTCAGGCCGGATCGTCGTGACCATCACGCCGACCTATTCCGGCTGTCCTGCGGTCGATGCGATCCGCGCCGACATCATGCGAGTGCTTGCCGACCACGGAGTAGACGACGCGGAGGTGCGCACCGTGCTCAGCCCTGCGTGGAGCACCGACTGGATGAGCGTCGAGGGCAAGCGAAAGCTTGAGGAGTACGGCATAGCTCCGCCAAGTGGGAAGTCGACGATGAACGAGGGGCCGATTCCGCTGACGCTCAGCGTCAAGTGCCCGTTGTGCGGCTCACTTAACACCGAGGAACTGACCCGGTTCGGTTCCACAGCCTGCAAAGCCCTCTACCGCTGCCGCGCATGCCGCGAACCCTTCGACTACTTCAAGGTGCATTAG
- the paaC gene encoding 1,2-phenylacetyl-CoA epoxidase subunit PaaC, with translation MNPGSKQPESAGLPAARQITDEELHEHPQADPLAPAAALPGIDVTAIDSPDAETARYALALGDDALILAQRLGELVSRAPELEEDVALANIGLDNLGQARALLQYAGRSDSRSEDELAYFRDEAEFTSSHLVEQPNGDFAEVIARLLLVALYQRELFGQLVNSTDPFLAAVAAKAIKEVRYHLEHAATWTIRLGDGTDESHDRMQAALASRWPYLDELFSNAPFEELIDRGVAVDIAARRGSFDSALAAVLEEAALERPEAPAAMARGRWGQHSQHLGYILAEMQVLGRAHPGATW, from the coding sequence ATGAACCCCGGTTCCAAGCAGCCGGAATCCGCGGGGCTTCCGGCGGCACGGCAGATAACCGACGAGGAGTTGCACGAGCATCCGCAGGCGGACCCGCTCGCGCCCGCCGCGGCCCTCCCAGGCATCGACGTCACGGCAATCGACTCGCCGGATGCCGAAACGGCCCGGTACGCGCTCGCGCTCGGCGACGATGCCCTCATCCTGGCGCAGCGGCTCGGCGAGCTGGTCTCCCGGGCGCCGGAGCTGGAGGAAGACGTTGCGCTGGCCAACATCGGACTCGACAACCTCGGACAGGCGCGCGCGCTGCTGCAGTACGCCGGACGGTCCGATAGCAGGTCGGAGGACGAACTGGCGTACTTCCGCGATGAGGCTGAATTCACTTCGTCGCACCTGGTCGAGCAACCCAATGGCGACTTCGCGGAGGTGATCGCCCGCCTGCTGCTGGTCGCGCTCTATCAACGCGAACTGTTCGGCCAGTTGGTGAATTCGACCGACCCGTTCCTGGCAGCCGTTGCCGCCAAGGCAATCAAGGAAGTCCGCTACCACCTGGAACATGCCGCGACCTGGACCATTCGGCTGGGTGACGGCACGGACGAGAGCCACGACCGGATGCAGGCCGCCCTCGCCAGCCGCTGGCCCTACCTTGACGAGTTGTTCAGCAATGCTCCGTTCGAGGAGCTGATCGACCGTGGGGTGGCCGTCGATATCGCCGCCCGCCGCGGCTCGTTCGATTCCGCTCTTGCCGCTGTGCTCGAAGAAGCCGCGCTTGAGCGACCCGAGGCGCCCGCCGCGATGGCGCGGGGCCGCTGGGGTCAGCATTCCCAGCACCTGGGCTACATTCTGGCCGAAATGCAGGTGCTGGGCCGCGCCCATCCCGGAGCGACGTGGTAG
- the paaB gene encoding 1,2-phenylacetyl-CoA epoxidase subunit PaaB — MSETREAANWPLWEVFVRSSRGLSHVHVGSLHAPDAELALQNGRDVYTRRAEGVSIWVVPAAEIVASNPDEKDAYFDPATDKVYRHPTFYTRAEGVPHL; from the coding sequence ATGAGTGAAACTCGCGAAGCCGCCAACTGGCCGCTGTGGGAGGTGTTCGTTCGGAGTTCCCGCGGGCTCTCCCATGTGCATGTTGGATCGCTGCACGCGCCCGATGCGGAGCTGGCGCTGCAGAACGGACGGGACGTTTACACCCGCCGCGCAGAGGGTGTGTCCATCTGGGTCGTGCCAGCGGCCGAAATCGTCGCCTCGAATCCGGATGAAAAAGACGCCTACTTCGATCCGGCCACCGACAAGGTGTACCGGCATCCGACCTTCTACACCCGAGCCGAGGGAGTGCCGCACCTATGA
- the paaA gene encoding 1,2-phenylacetyl-CoA epoxidase subunit PaaA, which yields MQARFDATVAAEQRIEPRDWMPEAYRKTLVRQISQHAHSEIIGMQPEGNWITRAPSLKRKSILMAKVQDEAGHGLYLYSAAETLGVDRQDLTEQLLAGKAKYSSIFNYPTPTWADIGAIGWLVDGAAICNQVPLCRASYGPYARAMVRVCKEESFHQRQGFEILYELAHGTEAQKKMAQEAVDRWYWPSLMMFGPPDADSPNSAQSMQWKIKRFSNDELRQRFVDMCVPQVEVLGLTLPDPELSWNPDRGHYDFGEIDWTEFHQVLKGNGPCNAQRIAHRRKAHQDGDWVREAAVAHAAKKAARTKQAVAA from the coding sequence ATGCAGGCACGCTTCGACGCTACTGTCGCCGCCGAACAGCGGATCGAGCCCCGCGATTGGATGCCCGAGGCGTATCGCAAGACGCTGGTGCGGCAGATTTCCCAGCACGCCCACTCCGAGATCATCGGAATGCAGCCGGAGGGCAACTGGATTACCCGCGCGCCGAGCCTGAAGCGCAAGTCGATTCTGATGGCGAAGGTGCAGGACGAGGCCGGCCACGGTCTGTACCTTTACTCCGCTGCTGAGACTCTCGGTGTGGACCGCCAGGACCTCACCGAACAGCTGCTTGCCGGGAAGGCGAAGTATTCCTCGATCTTCAACTACCCGACGCCCACCTGGGCCGATATCGGCGCGATCGGCTGGCTGGTCGACGGCGCGGCGATCTGCAACCAGGTCCCACTCTGCCGCGCATCGTACGGGCCCTACGCACGAGCCATGGTCCGGGTCTGCAAAGAGGAATCGTTCCACCAGCGGCAAGGTTTCGAGATCCTTTACGAGCTTGCGCACGGAACCGAAGCGCAGAAGAAAATGGCGCAGGAAGCCGTGGATCGCTGGTACTGGCCGAGCCTGATGATGTTCGGCCCGCCCGATGCCGATTCGCCCAATTCCGCGCAGTCGATGCAATGGAAGATCAAGCGCTTCTCCAACGACGAGTTGCGACAGCGCTTCGTGGATATGTGCGTTCCTCAGGTTGAGGTGCTCGGCCTGACGTTGCCCGACCCCGAGCTGAGCTGGAACCCAGACCGTGGCCACTACGATTTCGGCGAAATCGACTGGACCGAGTTCCACCAGGTGCTGAAGGGCAATGGACCGTGCAACGCGCAGCGGATCGCGCACCGCCGCAAGGCGCACCAGGACGGCGACTGGGTGCGCGAAGCCGCCGTGGCGCACGCCGCGAAGAAGGCCGCCCGCACCAAGCAGGCCGTCGCGGCGTAA
- the paaI gene encoding hydroxyphenylacetyl-CoA thioesterase PaaI, protein MVSINSNPAVGALENTGPEAMYAADRASQALGITLDAFGPGYARCSVTVTETMANGHLITHGGYVFLLADTTFAMACNEIGSVTVASGADINFLKPTRVGDLLVAEAREVVRQGRSGVYDVRITSGEFVIAEFRGRSRTLPAPIADSGVDVGNDSK, encoded by the coding sequence ATGGTGTCCATCAATAGCAACCCCGCCGTAGGCGCACTGGAGAACACCGGCCCCGAGGCGATGTACGCGGCCGACAGGGCCTCGCAGGCACTGGGAATAACCCTCGATGCCTTCGGCCCCGGTTATGCCCGATGCTCGGTGACGGTGACCGAGACAATGGCCAATGGCCACCTGATAACCCACGGCGGTTACGTCTTCCTGCTTGCCGACACGACCTTCGCCATGGCCTGCAACGAGATTGGTTCGGTCACGGTGGCCTCCGGCGCCGATATCAACTTCCTCAAACCCACGCGGGTTGGAGACCTTCTGGTCGCCGAGGCGCGCGAGGTGGTCCGGCAGGGACGCAGCGGCGTCTACGACGTCCGGATCACCAGTGGGGAATTCGTCATCGCTGAGTTCCGTGGCCGCAGCCGCACCCTGCCTGCGCCGATCGCCGACAGCGGCGTCGATGTCGGAAATGACAGCAAGTAA
- the paaK gene encoding phenylacetate--CoA ligase PaaK: MTTTDSRRLGAPLPTELMDAGERLSGDELRSLQLTRLQNTLRHAYNNVPFYREAFDRRGISPQDCHSLSDLAKFPTTDKQDLRDNYPFGMFAVPREQVARIHASSGTTGKPTVVGYTKNDLDTWADLIGRSIRASGGRPGQLMHNAYGYGLFTGGLGVHAGAEKCGYTVVPISGGMTARQVQLIQDFQPDIITCTPTYLLTIIDEFEHQGINPASTSLKTAICGAEPWTDGMRHELESKLDLDAVDIYGLSEVMGPGVANECVETKDGPHIWEDHFYPEILDPFTGEPLPDGEEGELVFTSLTKEALPIIRYRTHDLARLLPGTARPQFRRMSRITGRTDDLVIIRGVNVFPTQIEEVLFTKPGLSPHFHLVLTRPGRMDELSIEVEARPDSASSGWEQLAAETVVAIKERVGVTATVRIVPPETLERSVGKLKRIIDRRKDVR, encoded by the coding sequence ATGACAACGACTGATTCCCGGCGGCTCGGCGCCCCCCTGCCGACCGAGCTCATGGATGCCGGCGAGCGGCTCAGCGGCGACGAACTACGTTCACTGCAGCTCACCCGCCTGCAGAACACGCTGCGCCACGCCTACAACAACGTGCCGTTCTACCGTGAGGCGTTCGACCGGCGCGGCATCTCGCCCCAGGACTGCCACAGCCTCAGCGACCTGGCGAAGTTCCCCACCACCGACAAGCAGGACCTGCGCGACAATTACCCGTTCGGCATGTTCGCGGTGCCGCGCGAACAGGTCGCCCGAATCCACGCCTCGTCGGGAACCACCGGCAAGCCGACAGTGGTTGGCTACACGAAGAACGACCTGGACACCTGGGCGGATCTGATTGGCCGCAGCATCCGCGCTTCAGGCGGGCGTCCCGGGCAGCTCATGCACAATGCCTACGGTTATGGACTGTTCACCGGCGGCCTCGGCGTGCACGCCGGCGCGGAAAAGTGCGGCTACACCGTGGTCCCGATCTCGGGCGGGATGACGGCGCGGCAGGTGCAGCTGATCCAGGATTTCCAGCCTGACATCATCACCTGCACCCCGACGTACCTACTGACCATCATCGATGAGTTCGAACATCAGGGCATCAATCCAGCATCGACCTCCTTGAAGACAGCGATCTGCGGCGCCGAACCCTGGACGGACGGAATGCGCCACGAGCTGGAGTCGAAGCTCGACCTCGACGCGGTCGACATCTATGGGCTTTCCGAGGTCATGGGGCCGGGAGTCGCCAATGAGTGCGTGGAAACCAAGGACGGCCCGCACATCTGGGAAGACCACTTCTATCCGGAGATCCTCGACCCGTTCACTGGCGAGCCGCTTCCTGACGGCGAGGAGGGCGAGCTCGTCTTCACCTCGCTGACCAAGGAAGCCCTGCCGATCATCAGATACCGCACCCACGACCTGGCCCGACTGCTGCCCGGCACCGCCCGCCCGCAGTTCCGGCGAATGAGCCGGATTACCGGCCGCACGGACGACCTGGTGATCATTCGCGGCGTGAACGTCTTCCCGACCCAGATTGAGGAAGTGCTCTTCACCAAGCCCGGCCTCAGCCCGCACTTCCACCTGGTGCTCACCCGGCCAGGCCGGATGGATGAGCTGAGCATCGAAGTCGAAGCCCGCCCGGATTCAGCGAGTAGCGGCTGGGAGCAGCTCGCGGCGGAGACAGTTGTGGCGATCAAGGAGCGGGTCGGTGTGACAGCAACGGTTCGAATCGTTCCACCGGAGACCCTCGAGCGATCGGTAGGCAAGCTCAAGCGAATCATCGACCGACGCAAAGACGTCCGATAG
- a CDS encoding siderophore ABC transporter substrate-binding protein, translating to MRPISSRILLAGVAAVAATSLAACGGQASADAAAGTETVSITHAQGTTEVPVDPEKVVTFDIAALDTIDTLGVDEKSIAGAPKKGLPEFLSGYAGDDYANVGSVKEPDLEAVNAADPDLIIISGRTAGSYDDLSDIAPTIDLSVDSKNYVESFSNVTESIGKIFDREDGAKSAIAELNSRIDETRTAGEKAGTGLIVMTSGGEVTAYGAGSRFGFIHDVLGVKTATDVKQDGKHGESISFEYIAEANPDHLFVIDRDAAIGQSGEAASQVLDNDLVNGTSAAKNGKTVYLDSTSWYILGSGLTTVNSMVDEVAKGLG from the coding sequence ATGCGCCCGATTTCTTCCCGTATTCTCCTGGCAGGTGTTGCCGCCGTTGCCGCCACCTCGCTCGCCGCGTGCGGAGGACAAGCCTCGGCTGACGCAGCAGCCGGAACCGAAACCGTGTCGATCACGCATGCGCAGGGCACGACCGAGGTACCGGTTGACCCGGAGAAGGTGGTGACCTTCGACATCGCAGCGCTCGACACTATCGACACGCTCGGCGTCGACGAAAAGAGCATCGCCGGCGCCCCGAAGAAGGGGCTGCCAGAGTTCCTGTCCGGGTATGCAGGCGACGACTACGCGAACGTCGGCAGCGTGAAAGAGCCCGACCTTGAGGCAGTTAACGCGGCCGACCCGGATCTGATCATCATCAGCGGCCGGACCGCCGGCTCTTACGATGATCTGTCCGACATCGCGCCGACGATCGACCTGAGCGTGGACTCGAAGAACTACGTCGAGAGCTTCAGCAACGTCACCGAATCAATCGGGAAGATCTTCGACCGCGAGGATGGCGCCAAGTCCGCCATCGCCGAGCTCAACAGCAGGATCGACGAGACCAGAACGGCCGGCGAAAAGGCCGGCACCGGCCTGATCGTCATGACATCGGGCGGCGAGGTCACCGCCTATGGCGCTGGTTCACGCTTCGGCTTCATCCACGATGTGCTCGGCGTCAAGACCGCCACCGACGTGAAGCAGGACGGCAAGCACGGCGAATCGATCTCCTTCGAATACATTGCCGAGGCCAACCCTGATCATCTCTTCGTGATCGATCGGGACGCCGCAATCGGCCAGTCCGGGGAAGCCGCATCGCAGGTGCTCGACAACGACCTGGTCAACGGCACCTCCGCGGCCAAAAACGGCAAGACAGTCTACCTCGACTCGACCTCGTGGTACATCCTGGGCAGTGGTTTGACCACGGTCAACTCGATGGTCGACGAGGTTGCCAAGGGCCTCGGATAG